In Leptospira harrisiae, a genomic segment contains:
- a CDS encoding HAD family hydrolase produces MTNLTKNSWTEEIFDRLTTIIPKAPGIACFDFDNTLIRNDFGEKIMEELLHDGLIYVPKDLSEFFRDKELWRDHTKLSIPEKESLIWEEYSYQLKEYGIERGYRWTCFIFQGMDMEEYYEVSRKAWDRVYIHDKDSGVFPQVEMKDLISYLYHHKWIVYIVTASPEPGIAAISHLFPVEESKVIGMRQELGENGKFTHRLIEPYTYGEGKVKAIEERIGKYPDLAFGDSFNDFPMLCQAKQMAVAINRDNPEFAAACASKGIYIQPYFTFPQVLT; encoded by the coding sequence GTGACTAACCTGACAAAGAACAGTTGGACGGAAGAAATTTTCGACCGTCTGACAACCATCATACCCAAAGCACCAGGCATTGCCTGTTTTGATTTCGACAATACTCTCATTCGCAACGATTTCGGTGAAAAGATCATGGAAGAACTCCTCCATGACGGCCTAATTTATGTACCAAAAGATTTATCAGAATTTTTTCGAGATAAAGAACTTTGGAGAGACCATACCAAACTGAGCATCCCAGAGAAAGAAAGTTTGATTTGGGAAGAATACTCCTACCAACTTAAAGAATACGGAATCGAAAGAGGATACCGTTGGACTTGTTTTATTTTCCAAGGAATGGACATGGAAGAATACTATGAAGTGTCTAGAAAAGCTTGGGATCGAGTTTATATTCATGATAAAGATTCTGGTGTATTTCCCCAAGTGGAAATGAAAGACCTTATCTCTTATTTATACCACCATAAGTGGATTGTTTACATTGTGACCGCCTCGCCAGAACCAGGGATTGCAGCAATTTCTCATCTTTTCCCAGTAGAAGAATCTAAAGTTATAGGGATGAGACAAGAGTTAGGTGAAAATGGAAAGTTTACACATAGACTCATTGAACCATATACTTATGGAGAAGGAAAGGTGAAAGCCATCGAAGAGAGAATCGGTAAATATCCAGACCTTGCCTTTGGTGATTCTTTCAATGACTTTCCGATGCTTTGCCAGGCCAAACAAATGGCTGTGGCAATTAACCGAGACAACCCTGAGTTTGCTGCCGCTTGTGCTTCCAAAGGGATTTATATCCAACCTTATTTTACCTTTCCACAAGTACTTACATGA
- a CDS encoding outer membrane lipoprotein carrier protein LolA — MVLLLSVQTSILWAEDGRDRLNAVIGRMNSLESFRASVTINGGLTGVVSFKSPNQLHVRFSDGRIISSNGRILWFYNPDSSIAGKQDLKGVSGGLGGLLSGYENVSVSGRTFRLTSNTKRYNEIILVVSDNDLPRVLKMKRSDEEITEVAFSGIATNIGLGTGLFNFQPPTSSQIVENPLNQKE; from the coding sequence ATGGTTCTCCTTCTCTCTGTCCAAACGAGTATCCTTTGGGCAGAGGATGGACGTGACCGCCTGAATGCCGTCATCGGCAGAATGAACTCCCTGGAAAGTTTCCGTGCTTCTGTCACCATCAACGGTGGACTGACCGGAGTCGTTTCCTTCAAAAGCCCAAACCAACTCCACGTCAGGTTCAGTGATGGACGGATCATATCCTCCAACGGAAGAATTTTGTGGTTTTACAATCCAGATTCATCGATTGCAGGCAAACAAGACCTAAAAGGTGTTTCCGGTGGCCTTGGTGGACTACTTTCCGGCTATGAAAATGTGTCAGTTAGTGGAAGAACTTTTCGTCTAACTTCCAATACCAAGCGATATAATGAAATTATCTTGGTCGTATCTGATAACGACCTCCCTCGTGTACTCAAAATGAAACGTTCCGATGAAGAAATCACCGAAGTGGCCTTCTCAGGCATAGCGACCAATATAGGTCTCGGAACTGGACTATTCAACTTCCAACCTCCCACAAGCTCACAAATTGTTGAGAACCCTCTCAACCAAAAGGAGTGA
- the trpS gene encoding tryptophan--tRNA ligase, which translates to MRVLTGLQPSGKLHLGNYFSAIKKILDYQSKEDLFLFIANLHALTTFRSKEELKAFTLECAIDLLALGVDPKKSVFWVQSDVPQVTELTWYLSQSITVSQLQLAHSFKDKVAKGFVPGAGLFTYPVLMASDILLFSAEKVPVGKDQKQHLEFARDIAERFNSQFGQVLTIPEPDIDENTATVPGVDGAKMSKSYQNTIDFFGTEKEIKKKVMSIVSDSRAVEEPKDPETSVIFQIHSLFLSPAEKESQIEKYKRGGVGYGDLKKDLLDSILNHFAPFRAKREDLAQNLDYVHQVLKEGKEKAQSVAESKIADVRKTLGIYPF; encoded by the coding sequence ATGAGAGTCCTTACTGGATTACAACCCTCTGGCAAACTTCATTTAGGTAATTATTTTTCTGCGATAAAAAAAATCTTAGACTATCAATCCAAAGAAGATTTGTTTCTTTTTATTGCGAACTTACATGCACTCACAACATTTAGATCCAAGGAAGAACTAAAAGCCTTCACATTAGAATGCGCAATCGACTTACTAGCGCTAGGCGTAGATCCAAAAAAATCTGTTTTCTGGGTCCAAAGTGATGTCCCCCAAGTCACAGAACTCACTTGGTATTTATCTCAATCCATCACAGTATCTCAATTACAACTGGCTCATTCATTTAAAGACAAAGTGGCAAAAGGTTTTGTTCCTGGAGCAGGACTTTTTACTTATCCAGTGCTAATGGCAAGTGACATCTTATTATTTTCTGCAGAAAAAGTTCCCGTAGGCAAAGACCAAAAACAGCATTTGGAATTTGCACGTGATATAGCTGAAAGATTCAATTCACAGTTTGGGCAGGTTTTAACCATCCCTGAACCAGACATTGATGAAAATACAGCGACTGTCCCAGGTGTGGACGGAGCTAAGATGTCCAAGTCCTACCAAAACACGATCGACTTTTTTGGAACAGAAAAAGAAATCAAAAAGAAGGTGATGTCGATTGTGAGTGATTCTCGGGCCGTTGAAGAACCCAAAGATCCAGAAACCTCTGTGATCTTTCAGATCCATTCCCTTTTTCTCTCCCCTGCGGAAAAGGAATCACAAATCGAGAAATACAAAAGAGGAGGAGTCGGATACGGAGATCTCAAAAAAGACCTTCTTGATTCGATATTAAATCATTTTGCACCTTTCCGTGCGAAACGAGAAGACTTGGCACAAAACTTAGATTATGTGCATCAAGTTTTAAAAGAAGGAAAAGAAAAAGCGCAATCGGTGGCAGAGTCAAAAATTGCGGACGTTCGTAAAACCTTAGGCATCTATCCTTTTTAA
- a CDS encoding 50S ribosomal protein L11 methyltransferase: MEYRELKVNLPKELSDSFYELLDTLQCAGYYEILFDGEAPKEKDQGLIRDNTNIRIYLQTDEIHKELKILIFLKIHAPDNSNTESRNIETRDYEEAYKEYYKPFSIGTKLWVIPTWEKNESETIKLWKPNGGIPLFINPGVAFGTGHHETTKLILEYLDELYTKGEFQFQSACDVGTGSGILSIGLAKFGVSKIFALDIDPNAVKAAWSNWTDNEYPKGFQFSVEESGIDNPKLSNTKYDLAIANITYAVLSQNIRHLAKIEAPRIIFSGIITEKKDQFLGLLQSHLPGKLLYSKEWNEWWVLDWVRN, from the coding sequence TTGGAATATAGAGAACTCAAAGTCAATTTACCCAAAGAATTGTCCGACAGTTTTTATGAACTGCTGGATACATTGCAATGTGCTGGTTATTATGAAATTTTATTTGATGGTGAGGCACCAAAAGAAAAAGACCAGGGCCTGATCCGAGACAATACCAATATTCGAATCTATTTACAAACTGACGAAATTCATAAAGAATTAAAGATTCTTATCTTTTTAAAAATCCATGCGCCGGACAATTCGAATACTGAATCGAGAAACATTGAAACTCGAGATTACGAAGAAGCCTATAAAGAATACTATAAACCATTTTCCATTGGGACAAAACTTTGGGTAATCCCTACTTGGGAAAAAAATGAATCAGAAACTATCAAACTTTGGAAACCAAATGGTGGAATTCCACTCTTTATCAATCCTGGTGTAGCATTTGGAACCGGCCACCATGAAACCACCAAACTTATATTAGAGTATTTGGATGAATTGTATACGAAAGGTGAGTTTCAATTTCAATCTGCATGCGATGTAGGAACTGGTTCTGGAATTTTATCTATTGGCCTTGCTAAATTTGGAGTTTCAAAAATTTTTGCTTTGGACATTGATCCCAATGCCGTGAAAGCCGCTTGGTCCAATTGGACAGATAATGAATACCCAAAAGGATTTCAATTCAGCGTGGAAGAATCGGGGATTGACAATCCGAAGTTATCAAATACTAAATATGATTTAGCCATTGCCAATATTACCTATGCCGTATTATCACAAAACATTCGTCATCTGGCAAAAATTGAAGCGCCAAGGATCATTTTTTCCGGGATTATAACAGAAAAAAAAGATCAGTTCTTAGGGTTGTTACAAAGCCATCTTCCTGGCAAACTACTCTACTCCAAAGAATGGAACGAATGGTGGGTTTTGGATTGGGTTCGTAACTAA
- a CDS encoding helix-turn-helix domain-containing protein, producing MVSKVEQPSDGIDQLISESGDYITDVVKENLKLIRHTKGFSLDKLANRCGVSRAMLSQIEQGKSVPTISVLWKIANGLNVPFSELLKEKNQDGIHILKAENSKVLYSNSKVFASRALFPFLGNRKTEFYELILKPGGHEVAEPHKTGTTENLVVVSGKLRLRVGEKVVELEPKDSVFFKADVSHEYSNPTDQETLMYLVMDYTDEIG from the coding sequence ATGGTAAGTAAAGTAGAGCAACCGAGTGACGGAATAGACCAATTGATTTCAGAGTCTGGCGATTATATAACAGATGTCGTCAAAGAAAACCTGAAACTCATCCGTCATACAAAAGGTTTTTCTTTGGACAAACTCGCAAACCGTTGTGGTGTGAGTCGTGCGATGTTATCGCAGATCGAACAAGGGAAATCGGTTCCTACGATTTCTGTGTTATGGAAGATTGCAAACGGACTCAACGTTCCTTTTTCGGAATTATTAAAAGAAAAAAACCAAGATGGAATTCATATCCTCAAAGCAGAAAATTCCAAGGTCTTGTATTCCAATTCGAAAGTTTTTGCAAGCCGCGCACTTTTTCCTTTTCTAGGAAATCGCAAAACTGAATTTTATGAACTCATTTTAAAACCTGGAGGACATGAAGTTGCCGAACCACATAAAACAGGAACCACTGAAAACTTGGTTGTTGTTTCCGGCAAACTAAGGTTACGTGTAGGCGAAAAAGTTGTCGAACTAGAACCAAAAGATTCTGTATTTTTTAAAGCCGATGTTTCGCATGAGTATTCCAATCCAACTGACCAAGAAACCCTAATGTATCTTGTTATGGATTATACGGACGAAATAGGTTAA
- a CDS encoding sterol desaturase family protein: protein MFENFTPPPIVTYAIPVFFLLIGIEVYIGYRKNKALYRLNDSIADLSTGIISQIWGLFQKGIGLFAYFYIYEHFRFFEFAMTNPWAWVLCIVGQDFCYYWSHRLAHEVNILWAGHVIHHHSEEYNLVVALRQTGLGGIVTWIFYVPLALVGFHPWMYLASGQINLIYQFWVHTKAVGKIGKIGEFLLSTPSHHRVHHAINPIYIDKNHGGIFIIFDRMFGTFQEETEPCVYGTVKPLRSFNPVYANFHYYLELIKQAASAPYFLDKIKVFFKPPGWYPREGTKPAGFLPIPEVRPETFHKYDPKPGPEVRTYTTTWFVLVLLLSFAFLLFVGKFSLISQILVTVWVTLSLLSINALIEGKSWAGAMEISRLLFGFLVIGYFDVGWAYYAIGIVCLLVAGIYLYRTSSQKAQAA from the coding sequence ATGTTCGAGAATTTCACACCTCCGCCCATTGTTACCTATGCCATTCCGGTATTCTTCCTTCTCATTGGAATTGAAGTCTACATTGGATACCGCAAAAACAAAGCCCTTTACAGGCTGAACGATTCCATCGCCGACTTAAGTACGGGGATCATCTCGCAAATCTGGGGTCTCTTTCAAAAAGGGATCGGACTCTTTGCTTATTTCTATATCTACGAACATTTCCGTTTTTTTGAATTTGCCATGACCAATCCCTGGGCTTGGGTCCTTTGTATTGTTGGCCAAGACTTTTGTTACTACTGGTCCCATCGTTTGGCCCACGAAGTCAATATCCTTTGGGCGGGGCATGTCATCCACCACCACAGTGAAGAATACAATTTAGTTGTAGCACTCCGCCAAACAGGACTTGGGGGAATCGTTACGTGGATTTTTTATGTTCCATTGGCTCTTGTCGGGTTCCACCCTTGGATGTATTTGGCAAGTGGACAGATCAACCTCATCTACCAATTTTGGGTACATACAAAAGCTGTCGGTAAAATTGGAAAGATCGGAGAATTCCTTCTCTCTACTCCTTCCCACCATAGAGTGCACCATGCCATCAACCCAATCTACATTGATAAAAACCATGGAGGGATCTTCATCATCTTTGATCGAATGTTTGGAACCTTCCAAGAAGAAACAGAACCTTGTGTGTATGGAACCGTAAAACCTCTTCGAAGTTTCAATCCAGTCTACGCCAATTTTCATTATTACTTAGAACTCATCAAACAAGCAGCCAGTGCCCCTTATTTCTTAGATAAAATTAAGGTGTTTTTCAAACCACCAGGTTGGTATCCGAGAGAGGGAACAAAACCCGCTGGTTTTTTACCAATTCCAGAGGTTCGTCCCGAAACTTTCCATAAGTATGATCCGAAACCTGGGCCAGAAGTGAGAACTTATACGACCACTTGGTTTGTACTTGTCCTCCTTCTCTCCTTTGCCTTCCTTCTTTTTGTTGGAAAGTTTTCTCTCATCTCCCAAATCCTTGTGACTGTTTGGGTGACCCTATCTTTACTTTCCATCAATGCCCTAATTGAAGGAAAATCTTGGGCTGGTGCCATGGAAATCTCAAGGCTACTCTTTGGATTTCTTGTCATTGGCTATTTCGATGTGGGTTGGGCTTATTATGCGATTGGAATTGTTTGCCTTCTTGTTGCAGGAATCTACCTCTACCGCACGAGCAGTCAGAAAGCCCAAGCAGCCTAA
- the rsmA gene encoding 16S rRNA (adenine(1518)-N(6)/adenine(1519)-N(6))-dimethyltransferase RsmA: MKSPYATISNIQTFFEAKGIRAQKKFGQNFLIDQNIVDFIVKSAEPLLTENMSLAEIGIGLGTLTYPVLCLDKKTFLFEIDHAYIQLAKEEILPIFPKAVLYEGDALENLHHIYQEKVFVFGNLPYHLTTEIINTLVIHCRNFQGGIFMVQKEFAERLVKETSSLSVFLSAFCDVKYLKTVHKNCFFPIPKIHSALILLKPKIQTEPNEWRLTSERDVEVWSRMLRTLFWGKRKQIQVSLRESPFSEDPLFREALGKAIQSAEIPPTARPEELNREQFLTLGQHLLDHLSK; the protein is encoded by the coding sequence TTGAAATCCCCTTACGCGACTATCTCCAACATCCAGACCTTCTTTGAAGCCAAAGGCATCCGGGCCCAAAAGAAATTTGGCCAAAACTTCCTCATAGACCAGAACATCGTTGATTTTATTGTCAAATCCGCAGAACCTTTGTTAACCGAAAATATGTCCTTAGCAGAGATTGGAATTGGTCTCGGGACTCTCACTTATCCAGTTCTCTGTTTGGACAAAAAAACCTTTCTATTCGAAATTGATCATGCTTATATCCAATTGGCTAAAGAAGAAATTTTACCAATATTTCCAAAAGCAGTACTCTATGAAGGAGATGCCTTAGAGAACTTACACCATATCTACCAAGAAAAGGTTTTTGTATTTGGAAATTTGCCATACCACCTAACCACAGAGATCATCAATACCCTTGTCATTCATTGCAGAAATTTCCAAGGCGGAATTTTTATGGTACAAAAGGAATTTGCCGAACGCCTTGTCAAAGAAACGTCTTCCTTATCTGTATTTCTTTCTGCCTTCTGCGACGTAAAGTATCTAAAAACAGTCCATAAAAACTGTTTTTTTCCCATACCGAAAATCCATTCCGCTCTCATCCTTTTAAAACCGAAAATCCAAACAGAACCAAACGAGTGGAGACTTACCTCAGAACGGGATGTGGAGGTCTGGTCACGAATGCTTCGCACTTTGTTTTGGGGGAAACGAAAACAGATTCAGGTAAGTCTCAGAGAATCTCCATTTTCTGAAGATCCTCTCTTTCGAGAGGCTCTTGGTAAAGCCATCCAATCTGCGGAGATTCCGCCGACGGCAAGGCCCGAAGAATTGAACCGTGAACAATTTCTGACCCTGGGTCAACATTTGCTTGACCATTTGTCAAAATGA
- a CDS encoding electron transfer flavoprotein subunit alpha/FixB family protein has product MADVLVVGELKNGELKKISKELTSAARKIADSIGGKVHTVIITENVDAFAGDLKAVGADTVIGANLGEFSPEGYANGIFAIIQEKKPAVVLIPHSAQGKEYSARVAIKANAGIVADAVGLSVDGGKVVAKKPIYSGKAYANFKVTSDIQIFTVRANSQEVTPKDGAGAVEKSGAAAGEVRTKSISKDLSGGNKVQLADASIIVSGGRGIKGPENWPIIQDLADTLGAALGASRATVDAGWISHSHQVGQTGKTVSPNCYIACGISGAIQHLAGMGSSKYIVAINKDGDAPIFKVATYGVVADLFEVVPALTSEFKKVLG; this is encoded by the coding sequence ATGGCTGATGTTTTAGTAGTTGGTGAATTAAAAAACGGCGAACTTAAAAAAATCTCAAAAGAACTCACTTCTGCAGCTCGCAAAATCGCAGACTCCATTGGTGGTAAAGTTCATACTGTAATCATTACTGAAAACGTGGATGCGTTTGCAGGTGATTTGAAAGCGGTTGGTGCTGATACAGTCATCGGTGCAAACCTTGGTGAATTTTCTCCTGAAGGATATGCAAATGGAATTTTTGCAATCATCCAAGAGAAAAAACCAGCAGTGGTTCTCATTCCACACTCGGCTCAAGGAAAAGAATACTCGGCAAGAGTAGCGATCAAAGCTAATGCTGGAATCGTTGCTGATGCAGTAGGTCTTTCTGTTGACGGTGGTAAAGTGGTTGCTAAAAAACCAATTTACTCTGGAAAAGCGTATGCAAATTTCAAAGTCACTTCTGACATCCAAATCTTTACAGTACGTGCTAACTCCCAAGAAGTAACTCCAAAAGACGGAGCAGGTGCAGTAGAAAAATCTGGTGCAGCAGCTGGTGAAGTAAGAACTAAGTCTATCTCCAAAGATCTTTCTGGTGGAAACAAAGTGCAACTTGCTGATGCTTCTATCATTGTATCTGGCGGGCGCGGAATCAAAGGACCAGAAAACTGGCCTATCATCCAAGATTTGGCTGACACTCTTGGTGCAGCTCTTGGTGCTTCCCGTGCGACTGTGGATGCAGGATGGATTTCTCACTCACACCAAGTAGGACAAACAGGAAAAACTGTCTCCCCTAACTGTTACATCGCTTGCGGTATCTCCGGAGCCATCCAACACTTAGCGGGTATGGGATCTTCTAAATACATCGTTGCCATCAACAAAGATGGAGATGCTCCTATTTTCAAAGTAGCAACTTACGGTGTCGTTGCCGATCTTTTCGAAGTAGTGCCTGCACTTACTTCTGAGTTCAAAAAAGTATTGGGTTAA
- a CDS encoding ComEC/Rec2 family competence protein has protein sequence MKPETNLLPRADFSWFSLGICGTAALMKLGTKTPGFHSLLLLSVLVLFFLYSVLPRFTSHQTDKRIYLCLLASLLFLFVADINGMARKRITNPLFRTYLETQIKHSPLNQFESRIVMGFVTGSTKEIPGNFKDLAKESGILHLFAASGLHLGIFIGSIQFFGNLCFPKRKWISLFLSLSLGFLYLVALDFPVSFLRAYLFVFLTLTASLFYRKIGSADLLVISSACIAFFLYYDFLSIGFLLSFGAVFGIFFIKPILDKLLFPDSKSILKENLHLTIACSICSFPILVYYFRSFSFGGIGINFLLVPLAGILLPTLYLTFFLQSLVPIFFLKQLSSWIWVPVSFELSIFLKLFHEFAYYCRGYKTWGSVPTELCILSLLIIFLIPFYPKLRLLKQPIPKICFYFLPSLFLGFSYFYPTQTHLPRFTTKLGKGNLSIRMNDHLYLFGTCYSKKMAEPLPGFPPPKKISFESESCLSGVLSQVKKHQITDVFWYGSSNTIDWTRKFTLPVKLKNTEILGAEMNPVFSIIRFDGNPKGVDQFLVQTNQADQSKTTPNWKGVLLLDFPPWKKKEAKEWIRYQKLLGISTAWKMILVEETFEIPLRDYLQHPDLL, from the coding sequence ATGAAGCCGGAGACGAACTTACTCCCCAGAGCCGATTTTAGTTGGTTCTCATTGGGGATTTGTGGAACAGCCGCCTTAATGAAACTGGGAACCAAAACCCCAGGATTTCATTCTTTACTTCTCCTCTCCGTTCTTGTGCTCTTTTTTCTTTATTCGGTCCTACCCAGATTCACCTCTCACCAAACTGACAAACGAATTTATCTTTGTCTTTTAGCATCCCTTCTTTTTTTGTTCGTTGCAGATATAAATGGAATGGCCCGCAAAAGAATCACAAACCCCCTCTTTCGCACTTATTTAGAAACGCAGATCAAACATTCTCCATTGAATCAATTTGAATCCCGAATTGTTATGGGATTTGTCACTGGATCCACTAAAGAAATTCCTGGGAATTTCAAAGACCTGGCAAAAGAATCAGGCATCTTACATTTGTTTGCTGCCTCTGGCCTCCATCTAGGAATTTTTATTGGATCCATACAATTTTTTGGTAACCTTTGTTTTCCAAAACGGAAATGGATTTCTCTTTTCCTATCCTTAAGTCTGGGATTTTTATATTTGGTTGCTTTGGATTTTCCGGTTTCATTTTTACGTGCTTATTTATTTGTTTTTTTGACTTTAACTGCTTCCTTATTTTATAGAAAAATTGGGTCTGCGGATTTACTGGTTATCTCTTCTGCTTGCATTGCATTTTTTTTATACTACGATTTTTTAAGTATTGGATTTTTATTATCCTTTGGAGCTGTCTTTGGAATTTTTTTTATAAAACCAATTTTGGACAAACTACTTTTTCCAGATTCCAAATCCATACTCAAAGAGAATCTTCATCTTACAATCGCTTGTTCCATATGTAGTTTTCCTATCCTCGTTTATTACTTTCGTTCATTTTCCTTTGGAGGAATTGGAATCAACTTTCTTTTGGTTCCTTTGGCCGGTATTCTTTTGCCAACACTCTATTTGACTTTTTTTCTACAAAGCCTTGTTCCCATATTTTTTTTAAAACAACTTTCTTCTTGGATTTGGGTTCCCGTCTCTTTTGAACTTTCTATTTTTTTAAAATTATTCCATGAGTTCGCATATTACTGCAGAGGATATAAAACATGGGGCTCTGTTCCGACCGAACTTTGTATCTTGTCTCTACTTATCATTTTCCTTATTCCCTTTTATCCCAAACTTCGATTATTAAAACAGCCGATTCCAAAAATTTGTTTTTACTTTCTCCCTAGTTTGTTTTTGGGATTTTCTTATTTTTATCCTACCCAAACTCACCTACCTAGATTTACCACCAAACTAGGAAAAGGAAATCTTTCGATACGGATGAATGACCATTTGTATTTATTTGGAACTTGTTATTCAAAAAAAATGGCAGAACCTTTGCCCGGATTTCCACCCCCCAAAAAAATTTCTTTTGAATCGGAATCCTGTTTATCAGGTGTCCTTTCCCAAGTCAAAAAACACCAAATAACTGATGTTTTCTGGTATGGCTCATCCAATACCATTGATTGGACTCGCAAATTCACGCTTCCTGTGAAACTTAAAAATACGGAGATTCTTGGCGCTGAGATGAACCCGGTTTTTTCCATCATTCGGTTTGATGGAAACCCAAAAGGGGTGGATCAATTTTTAGTCCAAACGAATCAGGCGGACCAATCCAAAACCACACCAAATTGGAAAGGAGTATTGCTTTTGGACTTTCCACCCTGGAAAAAAAAGGAAGCCAAAGAATGGATTAGATACCAAAAACTACTTGGGATTTCTACTGCCTGGAAAATGATACTCGTTGAGGAAACATTTGAAATCCCCTTACGCGACTATCTCCAACATCCAGACCTTCTTTGA
- the rsmI gene encoding 16S rRNA (cytidine(1402)-2'-O)-methyltransferase → MNRLYLVSNSIGNDEDIPPRTKTLLEEADWIIGEEQRTTSTFLKKLGITKPFDLLNEHSSREEMDEIAMKLATTKRTCLISDSGSPGLEDPGKWLVPLAWEMGVEVRSAPGPTALIAALTSSGFATSPFLFLGFLPREEKERERTLKQYMGLGITIAFYETPYRAKHCLETLAKILPGDRQIFLALGISMANETSFRGSAKEIHKKFPQGLKLPPVFVVEEKKERNKR, encoded by the coding sequence ATGAACCGGCTCTATTTAGTTTCTAATTCGATTGGGAATGACGAAGACATCCCTCCTCGCACCAAAACATTGTTAGAGGAAGCTGACTGGATCATTGGAGAAGAACAAAGGACTACCTCTACTTTTTTAAAAAAGTTAGGAATAACAAAACCCTTTGACCTCCTGAATGAACATTCTTCTAGAGAAGAGATGGATGAAATCGCAATGAAACTTGCGACCACCAAAAGAACCTGTCTCATTTCGGATTCGGGAAGTCCAGGGTTAGAAGATCCAGGCAAATGGCTTGTCCCTCTAGCTTGGGAAATGGGTGTAGAAGTTCGTTCGGCCCCTGGACCAACGGCTCTTATTGCCGCACTAACCAGTTCTGGGTTTGCCACCTCTCCCTTTCTTTTTTTGGGTTTTTTACCCCGTGAAGAAAAAGAAAGAGAACGAACGTTAAAACAATATATGGGGCTTGGAATCACCATCGCTTTTTATGAAACTCCTTATCGTGCCAAACATTGCCTAGAAACCTTGGCAAAAATCCTCCCTGGAGACCGCCAGATTTTTCTTGCCCTTGGAATCTCTATGGCAAATGAAACGAGTTTTCGAGGTTCAGCCAAAGAAATTCATAAAAAATTTCCGCAAGGTTTAAAACTTCCCCCGGTTTTTGTGGTGGAAGAGAAAAAAGAAAGGAACAAACGATAG
- a CDS encoding M23 family metallopeptidase, which translates to MKRNRSYYIILVLILFVVTYSAYAAYQKQKNGPVFLDNHVFQRYNEQWGLWVDLNAEKKSLLEKASEFGILAQEVMEINNLKESDLARLKRSIFFPYSAEYMRGLQEKELFRETVESPIDQFIWPVLPNHKSRISSRIGRRWNTWHTGLDIAIPKKSIVLAAADGVVEEAGRGGDYGLAVKIYHHDMNHFHTVYGHNQELLVKPGDVVRKGQIIAFSGNTGKSTGPHVHFEVRFHNVYLNPENFLTPYEEGVATSIVGFAD; encoded by the coding sequence ATGAAGCGAAACCGAAGTTACTATATCATTCTAGTCCTAATCCTGTTTGTAGTGACCTACTCCGCTTATGCGGCTTACCAGAAACAAAAAAATGGTCCTGTTTTTTTGGACAACCATGTCTTCCAACGTTACAATGAGCAGTGGGGCCTTTGGGTAGACCTAAATGCAGAGAAAAAAAGCCTTCTCGAAAAGGCTTCCGAGTTTGGAATCCTTGCCCAAGAGGTAATGGAGATCAATAACTTAAAGGAATCAGACCTGGCTCGTTTGAAACGTTCCATTTTCTTTCCTTATTCCGCAGAATACATGCGGGGACTCCAAGAAAAAGAACTCTTCCGAGAAACTGTCGAATCTCCCATCGACCAATTCATTTGGCCAGTCCTTCCCAACCATAAATCTCGGATTTCTTCCCGGATTGGAAGGCGTTGGAACACTTGGCACACAGGCCTCGACATCGCCATTCCTAAAAAATCCATTGTCCTTGCTGCCGCAGACGGAGTGGTCGAAGAAGCGGGGAGAGGTGGTGACTATGGCCTTGCCGTTAAAATTTACCACCACGATATGAACCATTTCCATACCGTATACGGCCACAACCAAGAGTTACTTGTAAAACCAGGAGACGTGGTTCGCAAAGGACAGATCATTGCTTTTTCCGGAAATACAGGAAAGTCCACTGGTCCTCATGTCCATTTTGAAGTTCGATTTCACAACGTGTATCTCAATCCTGAAAACTTTCTGACTCCCTATGAAGAAGGAGTTGCCACAAGCATCGTTGGATTTGCAGACTAA